The following are from one region of the Longimicrobium sp. genome:
- a CDS encoding HD domain-containing protein has protein sequence MSTLERAIAIAAEAHMGQVDKAGAPYILHPMRVMLRVETPVERIAAVLHDVVEDTAWTLEGLATEGFAPEVVAAVDALTRREGESYEAFVARAGADPVARVVKLADLAENMDLGRIASPTAPDIARLDRYRRAVAQLTGEPA, from the coding sequence ATGAGCACACTCGAACGGGCGATCGCGATCGCGGCCGAGGCGCACATGGGGCAGGTGGACAAGGCGGGCGCGCCGTACATCCTGCATCCGATGCGCGTGATGCTGCGCGTCGAGACGCCGGTCGAGCGGATCGCCGCGGTGCTCCACGACGTGGTAGAGGACACGGCGTGGACGCTGGAGGGGCTCGCGACCGAGGGGTTCGCGCCGGAGGTGGTGGCCGCCGTGGATGCGCTCACGCGACGCGAAGGGGAGAGCTACGAGGCGTTTGTCGCGCGCGCCGGCGCGGACCCGGTAGCCCGTGTGGTGAAGCTGGCCGACCTCGCGGAGAACATGGACCTGGGGCGGATCGCGTCGCCCACGGCGCCGGACATCGCTCGCCTCGACCGCTATCGCCGCGCCGTCGCGCAACTGACGGGCGAGCCCGCGTGA
- a CDS encoding VOC family protein: MATSATRPQLTSLAPQFLVDDLARSMAYYQKLGFAFGEPWNGFYAIGELDGLELHLKQAKKYDAERRHRREHEHLDAAAGVAGIEAFYARCVANEVTVLRPLAATAWGTKDFYVEDPDGYVIAFGGRPAEG, from the coding sequence ATGGCTACTTCGGCGACGCGGCCGCAGCTGACGTCCCTCGCGCCCCAGTTTTTGGTGGATGACCTGGCGCGCTCGATGGCGTACTACCAGAAGCTCGGCTTCGCGTTCGGCGAGCCGTGGAACGGGTTCTACGCGATCGGGGAGCTGGACGGGCTGGAGCTGCACCTGAAGCAGGCGAAGAAGTATGACGCGGAGCGCCGCCACCGGCGTGAGCACGAGCACCTGGACGCCGCGGCGGGTGTGGCTGGCATCGAGGCGTTCTACGCGCGCTGTGTCGCGAACGAAGTGACGGTACTCCGGCCGCTGGCTGCGACGGCGTGGGGCACGAAGGACTTCTACGTCGAGGATCCAGATGGATACGTGATCGCGTTCGGGGGTCGGCCCGCCGAAGGGTGA
- a CDS encoding nitrilase-related carbon-nitrogen hydrolase: protein MSLLDPAALLATRARLPTGASRALLRRAVRSDTTTDLTLTRSASGRELLRLEITAPVQVVLAVAAGALLSAGYALHPVWWAPWFAPVPLLMAASGSRLSARSIGAIAGAVAMTSLLSYYVELIGWPGTLLTTVLRAASWMLAIRLTVVAARYLSLAGAVFVLPATIAACELMALQLSPHGAAGSLAYSQMDVPGVVQIAALGGVCAVVFLVLLPGSLVGLCLSRRFPRAEHRSAGALVSVIILAIALFSVARLRTPHSGNTVPVTLISTNQFDRVRADWEDVWRTYRPAVIGSATSGGLVVLPEKLVLLDQEDAARAAQDVIEAARVTGAAIIVGVETRDRRVYHNRALLAAPDGHATWYDKQRLVPGWEDRDTPGESPVFLGVMDTRVGIAICKDMHIPAIGRQYAGNAAIMVVPAYDFGRDGWMGARMTAMRTVENGYAVARSARNGLVSAYDRTGRVLVEFPVGDSITVATTTLPADGSSTLYGRVGNVFGWLCLGGTVVLWIWLSLAQRRENSRG from the coding sequence TTGTCCCTGCTCGATCCCGCCGCCCTTCTCGCTACTCGCGCTAGATTGCCTACCGGTGCATCCAGGGCATTGCTTCGGCGTGCCGTCCGAAGCGACACGACGACCGATCTCACGCTGACCCGCTCCGCGTCTGGCCGCGAGCTCCTGCGTCTCGAGATCACCGCACCCGTGCAGGTAGTCCTTGCAGTCGCGGCGGGTGCGTTGCTGAGCGCCGGTTACGCCCTTCATCCGGTGTGGTGGGCACCGTGGTTCGCACCTGTCCCGTTGCTCATGGCAGCCTCGGGTTCGCGCCTCTCGGCGCGTTCTATCGGCGCCATTGCCGGGGCGGTGGCGATGACGAGCCTGTTGTCCTACTACGTTGAGTTGATTGGCTGGCCGGGCACACTGCTGACCACCGTCCTCCGAGCAGCCTCGTGGATGCTCGCGATCCGGTTGACGGTCGTAGCCGCCCGGTATCTATCGCTGGCGGGAGCAGTGTTCGTTCTCCCGGCCACCATCGCAGCCTGCGAGCTGATGGCGCTGCAACTGTCGCCGCACGGCGCGGCAGGGAGCCTGGCGTACAGTCAGATGGACGTGCCGGGAGTGGTTCAGATCGCGGCGCTCGGCGGGGTGTGTGCGGTGGTCTTCCTTGTGTTGCTCCCGGGTTCGCTGGTGGGCCTTTGCCTCTCCAGGCGCTTCCCTCGCGCGGAGCATCGTTCGGCGGGCGCTCTGGTAAGCGTGATCATCCTTGCCATCGCGCTATTCTCCGTTGCGCGGCTCCGTACCCCGCATTCGGGAAACACCGTGCCGGTCACTCTCATCTCGACGAACCAGTTCGATCGTGTCCGGGCTGATTGGGAGGATGTGTGGAGGACGTACCGCCCGGCAGTCATCGGGTCTGCCACGTCCGGCGGGCTCGTGGTGCTGCCCGAGAAACTCGTCCTGCTCGATCAGGAGGATGCGGCCCGTGCCGCCCAGGACGTCATCGAGGCAGCCCGCGTGACCGGCGCCGCGATCATCGTGGGTGTCGAGACTCGCGACCGCAGAGTCTACCATAATCGCGCGTTGCTGGCGGCGCCGGATGGGCACGCTACGTGGTATGACAAGCAACGGCTCGTTCCCGGGTGGGAAGATCGCGATACCCCCGGCGAGTCACCGGTTTTTCTTGGGGTGATGGATACGCGGGTGGGCATTGCCATCTGCAAAGACATGCACATCCCGGCGATTGGTCGACAGTACGCGGGAAATGCGGCGATCATGGTCGTACCGGCCTACGACTTTGGCCGGGATGGGTGGATGGGGGCACGAATGACCGCAATGCGAACCGTAGAGAACGGCTACGCAGTCGCGCGCAGCGCGCGGAACGGACTGGTGAGCGCGTACGATCGAACGGGTCGCGTGCTCGTTGAGTTTCCGGTGGGCGATAGCATCACGGTTGCGACGACGACGCTCCCAGCCGATGGATCATCCACCCTCTATGGGCGTGTGGGGAACGTGTTCGGGTGGCTCTGCTTGGGTGGAACCGTGGTGCTGTGGATCTGGCTCTCGCTGGCCCAGCGACGGGAGAACAGCCGCGGTTAA
- a CDS encoding energy transducer TonB — protein sequence MLLRALAPLALILLHTHSVEAQRGGRFRISGDGYATTARLLPDNGDPAGELSWYCSSGQEVEVRLGPEGDRRPLVSYVIWRFDGLKADTAFLIRSTLRRGDRLHFTSRAATAARLTIRLLGTDPGQPGVEYGYGLASAGKVLSRLPCAPGLDSPPRERSANWPPPEGLVPNPPDSISRGTARNSSTGGVELSQVEEAPAVINAAEMLRQLSRLYPVALRDAGVTGQVVARFLILEDGRVDPASITIRSAPHEGFRSPVLELLPVLHFRPARIKGRPVKVWVEQPIIFALPV from the coding sequence ATGCTGCTTCGCGCTTTGGCGCCGCTCGCGCTGATCCTGCTGCACACACACTCTGTGGAGGCGCAACGAGGTGGACGCTTCCGCATTTCGGGGGATGGGTACGCCACCACGGCTCGCCTGCTGCCCGACAATGGCGACCCAGCCGGCGAGCTGAGCTGGTACTGCAGCAGCGGCCAGGAGGTGGAGGTGCGGCTCGGACCGGAGGGCGACCGCCGTCCACTGGTGTCCTACGTGATCTGGCGATTCGACGGGCTGAAGGCGGATACCGCCTTCCTGATCCGCTCCACCCTGCGCCGCGGAGACCGCCTCCACTTCACCTCGCGCGCGGCGACCGCTGCGCGACTCACGATCCGGCTGCTGGGCACCGATCCGGGTCAGCCAGGCGTGGAGTACGGCTACGGCCTGGCCTCGGCGGGAAAAGTGCTCAGCCGGCTGCCCTGCGCCCCTGGCCTGGACTCTCCTCCCCGCGAGCGTAGCGCAAACTGGCCGCCTCCGGAGGGGCTGGTGCCCAATCCGCCTGACTCAATCTCGCGGGGGACCGCCAGGAACTCGTCAACGGGGGGCGTTGAGCTGAGCCAGGTGGAGGAAGCGCCCGCGGTGATCAACGCGGCAGAGATGCTGCGGCAGCTGTCGCGGCTCTACCCGGTGGCGCTGCGCGATGCGGGGGTGACCGGGCAGGTCGTGGCGCGGTTCCTGATCCTGGAAGACGGGCGGGTGGATCCGGCCAGCATCACCATCAGGTCCGCGCCCCACGAGGGGTTCAGGTCGCCTGTCCTCGAGCTGCTCCCGGTCCTCCACTTCCGCCCGGCGCGGATCAAGGGACGCCCCGTGAAGGTCTGGGTCGAGCAGCCCATCATCTTCGCCCTCCCGGTGTAG
- the rhaD gene encoding bifunctional rhamnulose-1-phosphate aldolase/short-chain dehydrogenase: MSIATPGSVRASSPSAADPIDELVRFSRMVGADPSLVLRGGGNTSVKVEEPDVLGRPTRVLRVKGSGSDLASMKRSDFSGVRLDDVLPLFDRADMTDEEMVAYLARCLTDPASPRPSIETLLHAFIPAASVFHSHADAVLALVNTPDPNRVLDEAFGDSVLRIPYHRPGFLLSREVGEAVRARPDALGLVLLNHGAVTWGATPAEAYERHLEMVERAREFVAARSGAAVFVSEPRLRLDGDARRRVAAALAPAIRGALSGERRVIARYTDSPEVLEFVGSERARAASAAGAATPDHILTTKRLPLWVDVRDPSDVEEVAARFGEALDRWRADYLAYVERWRTDEPVLEAAPRVVLVPGIGMWTAGPNPRAATLARDIYLHTMGIMAGAESLGGYRSLDEGEGFRAEYWPLELYKLTLAPPPRELAGRVAVVTGGARGLGRETALRLAAAGAQVVAADLDGAGAEETAASILEREGAGAAMAFPLDVTREAEVDAAMEHACLEFGGVDVVVSNAGIAHCAAIERLELRDWERSLAVNATGHFLVTRAALRLFRRQGIGGSMVFVATKNVTSPGKDFAAYSASKAAEAQLARVAAIEGAEMGVRVNVVNPDAIFGTGLWSPEIREQRARAHGIDPAQVEEFYRKRNLLGVEVRAEDVAEAVLFLASDRSSRTTGAMIAVDGGIRDAFVR, translated from the coding sequence ATGAGCATCGCCACACCCGGATCCGTGCGCGCGTCGAGTCCGTCCGCAGCCGACCCGATCGACGAGCTGGTGCGCTTCTCCCGGATGGTGGGGGCGGACCCGTCGCTGGTGCTGCGCGGCGGCGGCAACACCTCGGTGAAGGTGGAGGAGCCCGACGTGCTGGGGCGGCCGACGCGCGTCCTCCGAGTGAAGGGGAGCGGATCGGACCTGGCGTCCATGAAGCGCTCCGACTTCTCGGGCGTGCGGCTGGACGACGTGCTCCCGCTCTTCGACCGCGCGGACATGACGGACGAGGAGATGGTGGCGTACCTGGCGCGCTGCCTCACCGATCCGGCCTCGCCCCGGCCGTCGATCGAGACGCTGCTGCACGCCTTCATCCCCGCCGCGTCCGTCTTCCACTCGCACGCGGACGCGGTGCTGGCGCTGGTCAACACGCCCGATCCGAACCGCGTGCTGGACGAGGCGTTCGGCGACTCCGTGCTGCGCATCCCCTACCATCGCCCGGGCTTCCTCCTCTCGCGCGAGGTGGGCGAGGCGGTGCGGGCGCGGCCGGACGCGCTCGGCCTCGTCCTCCTCAACCACGGCGCCGTCACCTGGGGCGCGACGCCGGCGGAGGCGTACGAACGGCACCTGGAGATGGTGGAGCGCGCCCGCGAGTTCGTCGCGGCGCGCTCGGGGGCGGCGGTGTTCGTCTCGGAGCCGCGGCTGCGGCTGGATGGCGATGCGCGCCGCCGCGTGGCCGCCGCGCTGGCGCCGGCGATTCGCGGAGCGCTCTCGGGCGAGCGGCGAGTGATCGCGAGGTACACGGACTCGCCGGAGGTGCTGGAGTTCGTGGGATCGGAGCGCGCGCGCGCCGCCTCGGCCGCGGGCGCGGCGACGCCTGACCACATCCTGACCACCAAGCGGCTCCCGCTCTGGGTGGACGTCCGCGATCCGTCGGACGTGGAGGAGGTGGCGGCGCGATTCGGCGAGGCGCTGGACCGCTGGCGCGCGGACTACCTCGCCTACGTGGAGCGCTGGCGCACGGACGAGCCGGTGCTGGAGGCCGCGCCGCGCGTCGTCCTGGTGCCGGGGATCGGGATGTGGACCGCCGGCCCGAACCCGCGCGCGGCCACGCTGGCGCGCGACATCTATCTCCACACCATGGGGATCATGGCGGGGGCGGAGTCGCTGGGGGGCTACCGCTCGCTGGATGAGGGGGAGGGTTTCCGCGCGGAATACTGGCCGCTGGAGCTGTACAAGCTCACCCTGGCGCCTCCGCCACGCGAGCTGGCCGGCCGCGTCGCGGTGGTGACGGGCGGCGCGCGCGGGCTTGGACGCGAAACCGCGCTCCGGCTCGCGGCCGCGGGCGCGCAGGTGGTGGCGGCGGACCTGGACGGCGCGGGCGCCGAGGAGACGGCCGCCTCCATCCTGGAGCGAGAGGGTGCGGGCGCGGCGATGGCGTTTCCGCTGGACGTGACGCGCGAGGCGGAGGTGGACGCGGCGATGGAGCACGCGTGCCTGGAGTTCGGTGGTGTGGACGTCGTCGTCTCCAACGCGGGAATCGCGCACTGCGCGGCCATCGAGCGGCTGGAGCTGCGCGACTGGGAGCGCAGCCTGGCGGTGAACGCCACGGGACACTTCCTGGTGACGCGCGCGGCGCTGCGGCTCTTCCGGCGGCAGGGGATCGGCGGAAGCATGGTGTTCGTGGCCACCAAGAACGTGACGTCGCCGGGAAAGGACTTCGCCGCGTACAGCGCGTCCAAGGCGGCGGAGGCGCAGCTGGCGCGGGTGGCGGCCATCGAGGGGGCCGAGATGGGGGTGCGGGTGAACGTGGTGAACCCGGACGCCATCTTCGGCACCGGCCTCTGGTCGCCTGAGATCCGCGAACAGCGCGCCCGCGCGCACGGCATCGATCCCGCGCAGGTGGAGGAGTTCTACCGCAAGCGCAATCTGCTGGGCGTGGAGGTCCGCGCCGAGGACGTCGCCGAGGCCGTCCTGTTTCTCGCCTCCGACCGCTCCTCGCGCACCACCGGCGCCATGATCGCCGTAGACGGCGGCATCCGCGACGCCTTCGTGCGGTAG
- the mtnA gene encoding S-methyl-5-thioribose-1-phosphate isomerase: MRVDGTPYQTVWMDGATVWMIEQNRLPFEFAVISCPDHRATAEAIRVMTVRGAPAIGAAAGFALAQAFTEAPAGDPWGYARAARAFIEGTRPTARDLFHATERVWAAAETAVHPTGAADAAVEAARALAAESVSSCRALGGHGAALVGDGARVLTHCNAGWLATVDYGTALAPVYVAAGAGKRVHVWVDETRPRAQGARLTAWELGREGIPHAVIADNAAAYLMSRGEVDLVIVGADRVAANGDVVNKVGTLAKAVCAREFGIPFYVAVPPSTFDAAVPDGPSIPIEERSADEVHYQTGPDEAGVMRRVRVTAPGSAARNPAFDVTPARFVTGYVTERGVFGPGDLPACVFPAQAVMTQ, encoded by the coding sequence ATGCGCGTAGACGGTACGCCGTACCAGACCGTCTGGATGGACGGCGCGACGGTCTGGATGATCGAGCAGAACCGCCTCCCGTTCGAGTTCGCCGTGATCTCCTGCCCGGACCACCGCGCCACGGCCGAGGCGATCCGGGTGATGACCGTGCGCGGCGCCCCCGCCATCGGCGCGGCGGCGGGGTTCGCGCTGGCGCAGGCGTTCACCGAGGCGCCGGCGGGCGATCCCTGGGGCTACGCCCGCGCCGCCCGCGCCTTTATCGAAGGCACGCGCCCCACCGCCCGCGACCTCTTCCACGCCACCGAGCGCGTCTGGGCCGCCGCCGAGACCGCCGTGCACCCCACCGGCGCCGCGGACGCGGCGGTGGAGGCGGCGCGCGCGCTGGCGGCGGAGAGCGTGTCCAGCTGCCGCGCGCTGGGCGGCCACGGCGCGGCGCTGGTAGGCGACGGCGCGCGGGTGCTGACGCACTGCAACGCCGGGTGGCTGGCGACGGTGGACTACGGGACGGCGCTGGCGCCCGTCTACGTGGCCGCGGGCGCGGGGAAGCGGGTGCACGTGTGGGTGGACGAGACGCGCCCCCGCGCGCAGGGCGCCCGCCTGACGGCCTGGGAGCTGGGCCGCGAGGGCATCCCCCACGCCGTCATCGCGGACAACGCCGCCGCCTATCTGATGAGCCGCGGCGAGGTGGACCTGGTCATCGTGGGGGCGGACCGCGTGGCGGCCAACGGCGACGTGGTCAACAAGGTGGGGACGCTCGCCAAGGCCGTGTGCGCCAGGGAGTTCGGCATCCCGTTCTACGTCGCCGTCCCGCCCTCCACCTTCGACGCGGCGGTGCCGGACGGCCCCAGCATCCCCATCGAGGAGCGCTCGGCGGACGAGGTGCATTACCAGACGGGCCCGGACGAGGCGGGGGTGATGCGCCGCGTGCGCGTCACCGCCCCGGGCTCCGCCGCCCGCAACCCCGCGTTCGACGTCACCCCCGCGCGCTTCGTCACCGGCTACGTCACCGAGCGCGGCGTCTTCGGCCCCGGCGACCTCCCGGCGTGCGTCTTTCCCGCCCAGGCCGTCATGACCCAATGA
- a CDS encoding EthD family reductase yields the protein MIVIYRTPKDPAAFDAHYFGVHVPLAKRLPGLRKYEVSRRPILTPAGDPEPYLVGTLYFDDLEAIRHAFTTPEGQACAADRRALAPEDDDVQMYLFDVAEV from the coding sequence ATGATCGTGATCTACCGGACGCCGAAAGATCCGGCGGCGTTCGACGCCCACTATTTCGGAGTGCATGTGCCGCTCGCCAAGCGACTGCCCGGCCTTCGGAAGTACGAGGTAAGTCGACGGCCGATCCTCACGCCTGCCGGTGATCCCGAACCATACCTCGTGGGGACGCTCTACTTCGACGACCTGGAGGCCATCCGCCACGCCTTCACGACGCCCGAGGGGCAGGCTTGTGCGGCAGATCGGCGCGCGCTGGCGCCCGAGGATGACGATGTGCAGATGTATCTGTTCGACGTTGCCGAGGTGTAG
- a CDS encoding Ltp family lipoprotein, which produces MSTAPTGGTEATAGAAAAPSASDRDGNLTAAQRNALRSAKSYLAMSGFSRQGLIDQLSSEYGEKFSVADATAAVDNLNVDWKAQAARSAAAYLEMSGFSCRGLIDQLSSPSGEQFTVEQATYGAGRAGIC; this is translated from the coding sequence ATGTCGACTGCGCCGACAGGGGGTACGGAGGCAACCGCCGGTGCTGCGGCTGCCCCTTCAGCCTCCGACCGGGACGGCAACCTTACAGCGGCCCAGCGGAATGCCCTCCGTTCAGCAAAGTCCTACTTGGCGATGTCCGGATTCTCACGTCAAGGTCTGATCGACCAACTATCCTCGGAATACGGCGAGAAGTTCAGCGTGGCGGACGCGACCGCCGCCGTCGACAACCTGAACGTCGACTGGAAAGCTCAGGCAGCGAGGTCTGCCGCAGCGTATCTGGAGATGTCCGGGTTCTCATGCCGGGGCTTGATCGACCAACTTTCGTCGCCGAGTGGAGAGCAGTTCACCGTCGAACAAGCGACCTATGGCGCGGGCCGCGCGGGCATCTGCTGA
- a CDS encoding family 16 glycosylhydrolase, translating to MPTLGFGNTNWQKADWANHNVFNVGFRPDHVRLDQQRITLTLDDQDSHGYPFTSGEYRTLKVFGYGRYQVRMKVPRGSGIVSSFFVYTGPSEGTPHDEIDIEFLGRDTTKVQFNYWTNGKGGNEKMHKLGFDAAADFHEYGFEWRPDYIAWFVDGVEVHRLTKAITGVPIPTHQGKIMMNLWTGTPEVEDWLGPFKFEKPLKAHYEDVRFTS from the coding sequence ATGCCGACTCTGGGCTTCGGTAATACGAACTGGCAAAAGGCAGATTGGGCGAATCACAACGTATTCAACGTAGGTTTTCGTCCGGACCATGTGAGACTGGATCAACAGCGAATCACTCTGACGTTGGATGATCAGGATTCACACGGTTATCCGTTTACCTCTGGAGAGTACCGTACTCTCAAGGTATTTGGTTATGGTCGGTACCAGGTTCGGATGAAGGTCCCTCGCGGGTCCGGTATCGTCTCCAGCTTTTTTGTCTACACCGGTCCGTCCGAGGGTACGCCGCATGACGAGATTGATATCGAGTTCCTTGGACGTGACACCACCAAGGTCCAATTCAACTATTGGACGAACGGCAAAGGCGGCAACGAGAAGATGCACAAACTTGGCTTTGATGCCGCAGCCGACTTCCATGAGTACGGGTTCGAGTGGCGACCCGATTACATCGCCTGGTTCGTTGACGGCGTCGAGGTTCATCGGCTTACCAAGGCGATCACGGGTGTCCCGATCCCGACGCACCAGGGTAAGATCATGATGAACCTCTGGACGGGCACCCCGGAAGTTGAGGATTGGCTTGGACCGTTCAAGTTCGAGAAGCCTTTGAAGGCCCATTACGAAGACGTTCGGTTCACCTCGTAG
- a CDS encoding transposase: MNCPSSRTRARRFALKLWGGGRLSAIGPESAWLFALEFYSWRKFCNRREVGVLAGFTPTPYQSGNDSREQGICKAGNRWIRLITIEIAWGWLRYQPQGALSRWYERRFGHGGTQLREIGIVALARKLLVEFWKYLETARRRRAPS, translated from the coding sequence GTGAACTGTCCTTCTAGTCGGACTCGGGCGCGACGATTCGCACTCAAGCTTTGGGGAGGTGGCCGCCTTAGTGCCATCGGCCCCGAGTCGGCCTGGCTCTTCGCGCTCGAGTTCTACTCCTGGCGGAAGTTCTGCAACCGAAGGGAGGTCGGTGTACTGGCGGGCTTCACGCCCACGCCGTATCAGAGCGGTAACGACTCACGCGAGCAGGGGATCTGCAAGGCCGGCAACCGCTGGATCCGCCTGATCACCATCGAGATCGCGTGGGGCTGGTTGCGCTACCAGCCGCAGGGCGCGCTCAGCCGATGGTATGAGCGACGATTCGGACATGGCGGCACACAGCTGCGCGAGATCGGCATCGTCGCGCTGGCGAGGAAGCTCCTCGTCGAGTTCTGGAAGTACCTGGAGACGGCACGCCGCCGGCGGGCGCCATCCTGA